A single region of the Syngnathoides biaculeatus isolate LvHL_M chromosome 17, ASM1980259v1, whole genome shotgun sequence genome encodes:
- the pbdc1 gene encoding protein PBDC1, translated as MASSDGLSSLGPDGASAAARALSLPAEAYGNDERLEAMWAVKAYNHAEVYFNLISSVDPKFLKLTKMDDDIYATFRATFEDLDIKVLDPDRLKSAEAKERWRPFCNHFQGLVEDFNYGTLLRLDCQKDYTEENTIFATRIQFFAVEIARNREGLNNAVFESESSKS; from the exons ATGGCGTCGAGCGATGGCCTCTCCTCTTTG GGACCGGACGGAGCTTCGGCCGCCGCTCGCGCGCTCTCCCTCCCCGCCGAGGCTTACGGCAACGAC GAGCGTCTGGAGGCGATGTGGGCCGTGAAGGCCTACAACCACGCCGAGGTTTACTTCAAC CTCATCTCCTCTGTGGACCCGAAGTTCCTCAAGTTGACAAAGATGGACGACGACATCTACGCCACCTTCAGGGCGACCTTCGAGGACCTGGACATCAAAGTGCTGGACCCGGACCGGCTCAAGTCGGCCGAGGCCAAAGAG AGGTGGCGCCCTTTCTGCAACCACTTCCAAGGactggtggaggacttcaaCTACGGGACTCTGCTGCGACTGGACTGCCAGAAGGACTACACAGAAGAAAACACCATTTTCG CCACCCGGATCCAGTTCTTTGCCGTGGAGATCGCCCGGAACCGAGAAGGCCTCAATAACGCAGTCTTCGAGTCAGAGTCCTCCAAGAGTTAA
- the LOC133491088 gene encoding transcription factor 7-like 1-B isoform X2 — protein sequence MPQLGDDGDLGASDELIRFRDEGERDDKRSGTAAGTDLDDVKSSLVNESESTDASASEAASRRGGTERDAPGRARYNRLAGEALRRQRTAGGLLAPSPYLGYPFFLIPDLRASYLAGGGLAAARAYFPLQWPLLDIPGRAAVRDATPAHLSSGVHARAGRLHPLLTRRPEGFLPPQKASPGLSPDAGSSRPPHVARYPVSPGGGAQMPHAFDWLQGQPTYPMTGGFSSAALAINASASGLVSSGFFPSPSASVSAAVKREPREPREAGSPRKSPPPGARAVDRKVKGHIKKPLNAFMLFMRDERPKVVAQCQVKESATINQILGQRWHSLSKDEQAKYYELARKERLLHSQLYPGWSARDNYGKKKKRKKSKCEAQPHANADDWSPEPKRPGRPLVHTRPGAVSHLTHSHLSQASPASSVGSPATPTAALASPAAPAPTSTEHTRSASCGGRASPCADGPPALAAKPPRPPVASPAPPSSSHA from the exons ATGCCACAGCTGGGGGACGACGGCGACTTGGGCGCCAGCGACGAGCTGATCCGGTTCCGCGATGAAGGCGAGCGCGACGACAAAAGAAGCGGAACCGCCGCCGGGACGGACCTGGACGACGTCAAGTCGTCCCTGGTCAACGAGAGCGAGTCCACCGACGCGTCGGCTTCCGAG GCGGCGAGCAGGCGAGGCGGAACCGAACGGGACGCGCCCGGCCGGGCCAGGTACAACCGGCTGGCAGGAGAAG CGCTGAGGAGGCAGCGGACTGCCGGCGGTCTCTTGGCGCCCTCGCCCTACTTGGGCTACCCCTTCTTCCTGATTCCAGACCTGCGCGCGTCCTATCTCGCCGGCGGAGGACTGGCGGCGGCACGTGCG TATTTTCCTCTCCAGTGGCCCCTGCTTGACATTCCGGGAAGAGCCGCCGTGAGAGACGCCACGCCCGCTCACCTG TCTAGCGGCGTGCACGCACGCGCGGGTCGTCTCCACCCGCTGCTGACCCGCCGCCCCGAAGGTTTCCTCCCGCCCCAGAAGGCGTCGCCCGGCCTCTCGCCCGACGCAG GCTCGTCCCGCCCGCCGCACGTCGCACGCTATCCCGTCTCGCCCGGGGGCGGGGCTCAGATGCCGCACGCGTTTGATTGGCT GCAGGGTCAGCCGACCTACCCGATGACGGGAGGCTTCTCGTCCGCCGCCCTCGCCATCAACGCCTCCGCGTCGGG CCTGGTGTCGAGCGGCTTCTTCCCCTCGCCGTCGGCTTCCGTCTCGGCGGCCGTCAAACGAGAACCCCGAGAGCCCCGAGAGGCGGGATCGCCGAG GAAGTCGCCGCCGCCGGGCGCGCGGGCCGTCGACCGGAAGGTCAAAGGTCACATCAAGAAACCGCTCAACGCCTTCATGTTGTTCATGAGGGACGAGAGACCAAAAGTGGTTGCGCAGTGCCAAGTCAAGGAGAGCGCCACCATCAACCAGATCCTGGGACAGCGG TGGCATTCCCTGAGCAAGGACGAGCAGGCCAAATATTACGAGCTGGCCCGGAAGGAGCGCCTGCTCCACTCTCAACTTTACCCCGGATGGTCGGCCAGAGACAACTAC ggcaaaaagaagaagaggaagaagagcaaGTGCGAAGCGCAGCCGCACG ccaaCGCAGACGATTGGTCGCCGGAGCCCAAGCGGCCCGGGCGCCCCCTCGTGCACACGCGCCCGGGCGCGGTCTCCCATCTCACGCACAGCCACTTGTCCCAGGCCAGCCCCGCCTCCTCCGTGGGCTCGCCGGCCACGCCCACCGCCGCGCTGGCGTCGCCCGCCGCCCCGGCGCCCACGAGCACCGAACACACGCGGTCGGCCTCGTGCGGAGGACGCGCGTCCCCGTGCGCCGACGGGCCGCCGGCCCTCGCCGCGAAGCCCCCGCGGCCGCCCGTCGCCTCCCCGGCCCCGCCCTCGTCCTCTCACGCGTGA
- the LOC133491088 gene encoding transcription factor 7-like 1-B isoform X1, which translates to MPQLGDDGDLGASDELIRFRDEGERDDKRSGTAAGTDLDDVKSSLVNESESTDASASEAASRRGGTERDAPGRARRPRHHGDEGREPNSAFGNKLRALRRQRTAGGLLAPSPYLGYPFFLIPDLRASYLAGGGLAAARAYFPLQWPLLDIPGRAAVRDATPAHLSSGVHARAGRLHPLLTRRPEGFLPPQKASPGLSPDAGSSRPPHVARYPVSPGGGAQMPHAFDWLQGQPTYPMTGGFSSAALAINASASGLVSSGFFPSPSASVSAAVKREPREPREAGSPRKSPPPGARAVDRKVKGHIKKPLNAFMLFMRDERPKVVAQCQVKESATINQILGQRWHSLSKDEQAKYYELARKERLLHSQLYPGWSARDNYGKKKKRKKSKCEAQPHANADDWSPEPKRPGRPLVHTRPGAVSHLTHSHLSQASPASSVGSPATPTAALASPAAPAPTSTEHTRSASCGGRASPCADGPPALAAKPPRPPVASPAPPSSSHA; encoded by the exons ATGCCACAGCTGGGGGACGACGGCGACTTGGGCGCCAGCGACGAGCTGATCCGGTTCCGCGATGAAGGCGAGCGCGACGACAAAAGAAGCGGAACCGCCGCCGGGACGGACCTGGACGACGTCAAGTCGTCCCTGGTCAACGAGAGCGAGTCCACCGACGCGTCGGCTTCCGAG GCGGCGAGCAGGCGAGGCGGAACCGAACGGGACGCGCCCGGCCGGGCCAG gaGGCCACGTCACCATGGCGACGAAGGCCGCGAACCCAATTCAGCGTTTGGAAACAAGTTGAGAG CGCTGAGGAGGCAGCGGACTGCCGGCGGTCTCTTGGCGCCCTCGCCCTACTTGGGCTACCCCTTCTTCCTGATTCCAGACCTGCGCGCGTCCTATCTCGCCGGCGGAGGACTGGCGGCGGCACGTGCG TATTTTCCTCTCCAGTGGCCCCTGCTTGACATTCCGGGAAGAGCCGCCGTGAGAGACGCCACGCCCGCTCACCTG TCTAGCGGCGTGCACGCACGCGCGGGTCGTCTCCACCCGCTGCTGACCCGCCGCCCCGAAGGTTTCCTCCCGCCCCAGAAGGCGTCGCCCGGCCTCTCGCCCGACGCAG GCTCGTCCCGCCCGCCGCACGTCGCACGCTATCCCGTCTCGCCCGGGGGCGGGGCTCAGATGCCGCACGCGTTTGATTGGCT GCAGGGTCAGCCGACCTACCCGATGACGGGAGGCTTCTCGTCCGCCGCCCTCGCCATCAACGCCTCCGCGTCGGG CCTGGTGTCGAGCGGCTTCTTCCCCTCGCCGTCGGCTTCCGTCTCGGCGGCCGTCAAACGAGAACCCCGAGAGCCCCGAGAGGCGGGATCGCCGAG GAAGTCGCCGCCGCCGGGCGCGCGGGCCGTCGACCGGAAGGTCAAAGGTCACATCAAGAAACCGCTCAACGCCTTCATGTTGTTCATGAGGGACGAGAGACCAAAAGTGGTTGCGCAGTGCCAAGTCAAGGAGAGCGCCACCATCAACCAGATCCTGGGACAGCGG TGGCATTCCCTGAGCAAGGACGAGCAGGCCAAATATTACGAGCTGGCCCGGAAGGAGCGCCTGCTCCACTCTCAACTTTACCCCGGATGGTCGGCCAGAGACAACTAC ggcaaaaagaagaagaggaagaagagcaaGTGCGAAGCGCAGCCGCACG ccaaCGCAGACGATTGGTCGCCGGAGCCCAAGCGGCCCGGGCGCCCCCTCGTGCACACGCGCCCGGGCGCGGTCTCCCATCTCACGCACAGCCACTTGTCCCAGGCCAGCCCCGCCTCCTCCGTGGGCTCGCCGGCCACGCCCACCGCCGCGCTGGCGTCGCCCGCCGCCCCGGCGCCCACGAGCACCGAACACACGCGGTCGGCCTCGTGCGGAGGACGCGCGTCCCCGTGCGCCGACGGGCCGCCGGCCCTCGCCGCGAAGCCCCCGCGGCCGCCCGTCGCCTCCCCGGCCCCGCCCTCGTCCTCTCACGCGTGA
- the xpo7 gene encoding exportin-7, producing the protein MKWRKMADHVQGLAQLEILCKQLYETADTAVRHQAEKALVEFTDAPDCLSKCQLLLERGSSSYSQLLAATCLSKLVSRTSNPLPLEQRVDIRNYVLNYLATRPKLAAFVTQALIQLYARITKLGWFDSQKDDYVFRNVIADVTRFLQDSVEHCIIGVTVLSQLTNEINQADTAYPLTKHRKIASSFRDSSLFDIFTLSCNLLKQASGKNLNLNDESQHGLLMQLLKLSYNCLNYDFIGTSTDESSDDLCTVQIPTSWRSAFLDSSTLQLFFNLYHSIPPSLSPLVLSCLVQIASVRRSLFNNAERAKFLSHLVDGVKRILANPQCLPDPNNYHEFCRLLARLKSNYQLGELVKVENYPEVIRLIANFTVTSLQHWEFAPNSVHYLLSLWQRLAASVPYVKATEPHLLETYTPEVTKAYITSRLESVHVILRDGLEDPLDDAGLVQQQLDQLSTIGRCEYEKTCALLVQLFDQAAQSYQELLQSTNSSAADVTVQEGRLTWLVYIIGAVIGGRVSFASTDEQDAMDGELVCRVLQLMNLTDSRLAQAGNERLELAMLSFFEQFRKIYIGDQVQKSSKLYRRLSEVLGLNDETMVLSVFIGKIITNLKYWGQCEPITSKTLQLLNDLSLGYSSVRKLVKLSAVQFMLNNHTSEHFSFLGVNNQSNLSDMRCRTTFYTALGRLLMVDLGEDEEQFEQFMLPLTVAFEAVAQMLSTNTFNEQEAKRTLVGLVRDLRGIAFAFNAKTSFMMLFDWIYPAYMPILQRAVELWYHDPACTTPVLKLMAELVHNRSQRLLFDVSSPNGILLFRETSKMITTYGNRILTLGDVPKEQAYSVKLKGVSVCFALLKAVLSGNYVNFGVFRLYGDDALDNALQTFVKLLLSIPHSDLLDYPKLSQSFYSLLEVLTQDHMNFIASLEPHMVMYILSSISEGLTALDTMVCTGCCSSLDHMVTYLFKQLSRSTKKRATPMATDERFLHIMQQHPEMIQQMLSTVLNIIIFEDCRNQWSMSRPLLGLILLNEKYFADLRNSIVNSQPPEKQQAMHLCFENLMEGIERNLLTKNRDRFTQNLSVFRREVNDSMKNSTGAGGGGVNSNDMMS; encoded by the exons atgaaatggagaaaaatggcGGATCATGTGCAG GGCCTCGCCCAGCTGGAGATCCTGTGCAAGCAGCTGTATGAGACGGCCGACACGGCCGTGCGCCACCAAGCCGAGAAAGCCTTGGTGGAGTTCACCGACGCTCCGGACTGCCTCAGCAAGTGTCAGCTGCTGCTGGAGAGAGGAAGC TCGTCGTATTCGCAGCTGCTGGCGGCCACTTGCTTGTCCAAATTGGTGTCGAGGACCAGCAACCCTCTGCCGCTGGAGCAGCGCGTCGACATCC GGAACTACGTGCTGAACTATTTGGCCACGCGGCCCAAGCTGGCAGCCTTCGTGACGCAGGCGCTCATCCAGCTGTACGCCCGCATCACCAAGCTGGGCTGGTTCGACTCGCAGAAGGACGACTACGTCTTCCGCAACGTCATCGCCGATGTCACGCGCTTCCTGCAGGACAGCGTGGAGCACTGCATCATCGGCGTCACCGTCCTGTCGCAGCTCACCAACGAGATCAACCAG GCGGACACCGCGTACCCGCTGACCAAACACAGAAAGATCGCGTCGTCCTTTCGAGACTCTTCCCTCTTTGACATCTTCACGCTGTCCTGCAACCTCCTCAAACAG GCGTCCGGGAAGAACCTGAACCTGAATGATGAGTCCCAGCACGGTCTGCTGATGCAGCTGCTCAAGCTGAGTTACAACTGCCTCAACTACGACTTCATCGGGACGTCCACCGACGAGTCGTCCGACGACCTCTGCACCGTGCAGATCCCCACCTCCTGGCGATCGG CCTTCCTGGATTCTTCTACGCTGCAGCTCTTCTTCAACCTTTATCATTCCATCCCGCCTTCGCTCTCCCCGCTG GTGCTGTCGTGTCTGGTCCAGATCGCTTCTGTCAGGCGGTCCCTTTTCAACAATGCGGAGCGGGCCAAGTTCTTGTCGCATCTGGTGGACGGAGTCAAGCGAATACTGGCCAACCCTCAG TGTCTGCCGGACCCCAACAACTACCACGAGTTCTGCCGGCTGCTGGCGCGGCTCAAGAGCAACTACCAGCTTGGCGAGCTGGTCAAGGTGGAGAACTACCCCGAGGTGATCCGCCTCATCGCCAACTTCACCGTCACCAGCCTGCAG CACTGGGAGTTTGCCCCCAACAGCGTGCACTACCTGCTGAGCCTGTGGCAGCGTCTGGCGGCGTCCGTGCCCTACGTCAAGGCCACCGAGCCGCACCTGCTGGAGACCTACACCCCTGAAGTCACCAAGGCCTACATCACATCGCGGCTGGAGTCGGTCCACGTTATCCTCAG GGACGGCCTGGAGGACCCGCTGGATGACGCCGGTCTGGTTCAGCAGCAGCTGGACCAGCTGTCCACCATCGGAAGGTGCGAGTACGAGAAGACGTGCGCCCTCCTGGTGCAACTGTTTGACCAGGCGGCGCAAAGCTATCAGGAGCTGCTCCAGTCCACCAACTCCAGCGCCGCCGACGTCACCGTGCAGGAGG GTCGTCTGACGTGGTTGGTGTACATCATCGGGGCGGTCATCGGGGGCCGCGTGTCCTTCGCCAGCACGGACGAACAGGACGCTATGGACGGCGAGCTCGTCTGTCG GGTCCTGCAACTGATGAACCTGACGGACTCTCGTCTGGCTCAAGCCGGCAACGAGAGGCTGGAGCTGGCCATGCTCAGCTTCTTCGAGCAGTTCAGGAAGATCTACATCGGCGACCAGGTGCAGAAGTCGTCCAAG CTGTATCGTCGCTTGTCCGAGGTTCTGGGCCTCAACGACGAGACGATGGTGCTGAGCGTCTTCATCGGCAAGAT CATCACAAACCTGAAGTACTGGGGCCAGTGTGAACCCATCACCTCCAAGACTCTCCAGCTCCTCAACGACCTCTCCTTAGG GTACAGCAGCGTCAGGAAGTTGGTGAAGTTGAGCGCCGTGCAGTTCATGCTCAACAATCACACC AGCGAGCACTTCTCCTTCCTGGGGGTCAACAACCAGTCCAACCTGAGCGACATGAGGTGTCGCACCACCTTCTACACCGCGCTGGGGCGCCTCCTGATGGTCGATCTGG GTGAGGACGAGGAGCAGTTCGAGCAGTTCATGCTCCCCCTGACGGTGGCCTTCGAGGCCGTGGCCCAGATGTTGAGCACCAACACcttcaacgagcaggaggccaAG AGGACGCTGGTGGGTCTGGTCCGAGACCTGCGAGGGATCGCGTTCGCCTTCAACGCCAAGACCAGCTTCATGATGCTCTTCGACTGGAT ATACCCGGCCTACATGCCCATCCTGCAGAGGGCCGTCGAGCTGTGGTACCACGACCCGGCGTGCACCACGCCCGTGCTCAAGCTCATGGCCGAGCTCGTGCACAACAG GTCGCAGAGGCTTCTGTTTGACGTGTCGTCCCCCAACGGCATCCTGCTGTTCCGAGAGACCAGCAAGATGATCACCACGTACG GCAACCGCATCCTGACGCTGGGCGACGTTCCCAAGGAGCAAGCGTACAGCGTGAAGCTGAAGGGCGTCAGCGTGTGCTTCGCCTTGCTGAAGGCGGTGTTGAGCGGCAACTACGTCAACTTCGGCGTCTTTCGGCTGTACGGCGACGACGCTTTGGACAACGCCCTGCAGACCTTCGTCAAGCTGCTGCTGTCCATCCCGCACAGCGACCTGCTG GACTACCCCAAACTCAGCCAGTCTTTCTACTCCCTGCTGGAGGTCCTGACTCAGGACCACATGAACTTTATCGCCAGTCTGGAGCCTCACATGGTCATGTACATCCTGTCGTCCATATCGGAAGGACTCACCGCACTTG ACACGATGGTGTGCACGGGCTGCTGTTCCAGCCTGGACCACATGGTGACCTACCTTTTCAAGCAGCTGTCCCGCTCCACCAAGAAGAGGGCCACGCCCATGGCCACGGATGAACGCTTCCTGCACATCATGCAGCAGCACCCCGAGATGATCCAGCAG ATGCTGTCCACCGTGTTGAACATCATCATCTTCGAGGACTGCCGGAACCAGTGGTCCATGTCCAGACCGCTGCTCGGACTCATACTCCTGAACGAGAAG TACTTTGCGGATCTGCGCAACAGCATCGTCAACAGTCAACCTCCAGAGAAGCAGCAGGCCATGCATCTCTGCTTCGAGAACCTCATGGAAGGAATTGAACGCAACCTGCTCACCAAGAACAGAGACag GTTCACGCAGAACTTGTCGGTGTTCCGCCGGGAGGTCAACGACAGCATGAAGAACTCCACgggcgccggcggcggcggcgtcaacAGCAACGACATGATGAGCTGA
- the LOC133491090 gene encoding caspase-3-like yields the protein MQEVAKRAVLVSVANFEPGVPLGARHGAKEDTRRLHRVLSKLDFRVDIYQDLDSREIYRLFRKESRRPPSECFLAVLSSHGDDGCVLGADGEPVRLSRIFGFFDRADVERVAKVFIVQACRGDATDEGVTVDSCGERGRGGVAHDVSVPVNAAVMYATVAGYVAFMHRKGSVFLQTFCSLLEEEEHADTELTRLMTRLSHRVAFTFRAKGRDLEGKKEMPCLLSRMTRDVFPFARARKNDAGLSAVTLVTRHVAETRTAFIG from the exons ATGCAGGAGGTCGCCAAGCGGGCGGTGCTGGTGTCCGTGGCCAACTTTGAGCCGGGTGTGCCGCTGGGGGCTCGGCACGGAGCTAAGGAGGACACCAGGAGACTTCACCGAGTCCTCAGCAAACTCGACTTCCGGGTGGACATCTACCAGGACCTCGACAGCCGCGAGATCTACCGGCTCTTCCGAAAAG AGAGCCGCCGCCCGCCGTCCGAGTGTTTCCTGGCCGTGCTGTCGTCTCACGGTGACGACGGCTGCGTGCTTGGGGCCGACGGGGAGCCGGTGCGGCTGTCGCGGATCTTCGGCTTCTTCGACCGCGCCGACGTGGAGCGCGTGGCCAAAGTGTTCATCGTCCAG GCGTGTCGGGGCGACGCCACGGACGAAGGCGTCACCGTGGATTCGTGCGGCGAGCGGGGCCGAGGCGGGGTCGCTCACGACGTGTCCGTCCCCGTCAACGCGGCCGTCATGTACGCCACCGTCGCAG GCTACGTGGCGTTCATGCACCGCAAGGGTTCCGTGTTCCTGCAGACCTTCTGCTCCCtgctggaggaagaggagcacgCGGACACGGAGCTGACGCGCCTGATGACCCGCCTGTCGCACCGCGTGGCCTTCACCTTCCGGGCCAAAGGTCGCGACTTGGAGGGCAAGAAAGAGATGCCGTGCCTCCTGAGCCGCATGACCCGTGACGTCTTCCCCTTCGCCAGAGCGCGCAAGAACGACGCCGGCCTGTCGGCTGTCACCTTGGTTACCCGTCACGTCGCCGAGACGCGCACGGCATTCATCGGCTAA
- the dusp11 gene encoding RNA/RNP complex-1-interacting phosphatase, which yields MSRHGRKNGIPDRWLDYRAVGKRLRGTRFVAFKVPLNQSLNRQLTPSEAFGPWELLDAIRRDGQELGLVVDLTFTTRYYRPQDLPASLGHVKVLTKGHVVPADNAIFAFKRAVRRFLRENADNDKLIGVHCTHGLNRTGYMICRYLIDVDGMDPDEAIQLFNSCRGHDMERSNYIDDLRGGRRRSNKGMDRECPSPSSRGRDGPQNANGRRSQSGSDDGRRFFPPGAESRRPPEWPRRDGPPRIRPRCQQPLRYQPPRIRPHQNHPQRYQPPHIRPQRYQPPLLGGLLSPPARPPARLYGQASPRAANRAGRPQSGPRPSAVLPRYIPRWANQQNGDDQGWC from the exons ATGTCTCGTCACGGCCGGAAAAACGGGATTCCAGACAG GTGGCTGGATTACCGAGCGGTAGGCAAGCGACTCCGCGGGACCCGTTTTGTGGCCTTCAAGGTTCCCCTCAATCAG TCTCTCAACCGGCAGCTGACGCCCTCCGAGGCGTTCGGACCGTGGGAACTGCTGGATGCCATCCGGCGAGACGGCCAGGAGCTGGGTCTCGTCGTGGACCTGACCTTCACCACCCGCTACTACCGGCCGCAG GACCTTCCGGCGTCGCTGGGCCACGTGAAGGTCTTGACCAAGGGTCACGTGGTGCCCGCCGACAACGCCATCTTTGCCTTCAAGCGAGCCGTCCGCCGATTCCTGCGAGAGAACGCCGACAACG ACAAGCTGATCGGCGTCCACTGCACGCACGGACTCAACCGGACGGGCTACATGATCTGCAG GTACCTGATCGACGTGGACGGGATGGATCCCGACGAGGCCATCCAAC TGTTCAACTCGTGTCGCGGTCACGACATGGAGAGGAGCAACTACATCGACGACCTTCGCGGCGGACGCAGAAGAAG CAACAAGGGCATGGACAGGGAGTGTCCGTCGCCGTCGTCGCGAGGACGAGACGGCCCGCAAAACGCCAACGGTCGGCGGAGTCAGAGCGGCTCCGACGACGGCCGCAG ATTTTTCCCGCCAGGAGCCGAAAGTCGCCGGCCACCCGAATGGCCCCGACGTGACGGCCCCCCGCGTATCCGCCCCCGGTGTCAGCAGCCACTGCGTTACCAACCCCCGCGCATCCGCCCCCATCAAAACCACCCCCAGCGTTACCAACCCCCACACATCCGCCCCCAGCGTTACCAGCCCCCGCTTTTGGGCGGCCTTCTCTCACCCCCCGCACGGCCCCCTGCCCGCCTCTACGGGCAGGCGTCGCCCCGCGCCGCCAACCGGGCGGGTCGACCCCAGTCGGGGCCGCGCCCCTCGGCCGTCCTCCCTCGCTACATCCCCCGTTGGGCCAATCAGCAAAATGGTGATGACCAGGGGTGGTGTTGA